The sequence CCAGATTTCAATTCGGAGCTGggtttaaggagtttgtaaggcTCCCCGAGCGACCCAGCTTggaatccagctctgtctgtaaggagtttgtaagtttccaccagtgatctggattggaatctggcgctgtctgtaaggaatttgtacattccacTAGTGTCACGTTGTTGGAACCCAAagctgtctataagaagtttgcaTGATTTCCCAGTGACTGTTTGgactccagcgctgtctgtaaggagtttttacattccaCTAGTGACCCGTTCTGCACTGCAGgattgtctgtaagaagtttttaTGTTTCCCCCAGTGACGTGGGTTggaatctggctctgtctgtaaagaatttgtatgattcccccagtgacccaggttagaatccagcgctgtctgtaaggaatttgtacattgcatcagtgacctgggttagaatccagcactatctgtaaggaatttgtacattgcaTCAGTGACCCGGgttagaatccagcactgtctgtaaggaatttttacaTTGCACCAGTGACGTGGGttggaatccagcgctgtctgtcaggaatttATGCATTTCACCCTGTGACACGCGTTTGAATCTGGCCCTGTTTGTAAGGActttttaaattctcccagtgacctgcatttgaatctggcattgtctgtaaagagtttgtacgttgaCCCCAATGACATTGCttggaatctggcgctgtctgtaaggggtttgtacatagTACCAGTGAACCATGTTATAATCTacagctgtctgtcaggagtttgtatattccacCAGTAACCCGTTTTGCAATgtggcgctgtctgaaaggagtttgtaagtttccCACAGAGACctgggttggaatctggaactaactgtaaggagtttatacatttacCCCAGTGATCTGGGTTGGAATTCGGCGCTTTCTGTAAGAAGTTTTTAAGTTCCCTCAGTGACATAGGTttgaatttggcactgtctgtcaggTGTTTATAAGTTTCTCCCAGAGACTCAGGTTGGAATGCAGAACTGATCCTCTGTGTTCACGAAGCAGTGGTGTCGTGTTTTGATGTTACTTGCAATGCTGCTGTTGTCAAAtgcaagacactgacatgctggagaaactcagcaagtcacaaagCATCCTTGGGAAGTAAAAGCCAGTCAATttggttcatcaatctcacagcttaTGGGGAAAAAGCTCTGTCCCAGTGTGGCAgccttgattttgatgctccttgaAATGTGATTGGTGTTTTGTCGGGCTGTACTTTTACATTCTCCAGTTCttggtgcagacacacaaccagacaaaacacccgtacagacaaacaatacatatgcaggatgtaTATGGACCATCTTCCTGGTGGTCCACGTCCCTCCAAGTCCACATGCCtctccaaatgtcttttcaaACATGACAATGGCCTGCACTTTGCACCACTTCCTCggagcacacccccccccccccccccccatcaccttcGTCGGTGCACTTCGGGTTCCTTTTAACTCGCTTCCCCTCACCTTCAATATGTGCTCACTCATTTCAGGttctgggggaagggggggtgggggagaagagaagaaatgGGCCATTCGAGGCAGTCCTGCttggcaccagtgacctgggtttgaatgcgTCGCTGTCTGTTAAAACGTTTATATGCCCTCCCTGTGTCCACgtaggtttcttctgggtgctccaatctccaatttccacccacattccaaagtCGTACAGGGTTAATTGGTATTTTGGGTAGCGTGAGCTCATGGGCCGGatgggcccattactgtgctgtgtctctaaatcAGGCTAActttttaatttatacatacagcatggtaactggccatgTTTCCTGCCTAatgaaaggtaaaggttccattattgtcaattgatactacatttagaatgtatcctacttgaaattctttaaccttgtctactgtaaggcagtcagagagttgccactttgtccagtgcccttcACAGAAATGAGGTCCCAGCAAGGAATGAAGTCGTGTTTACAAGACGGGGGTCCTCTAATCtacaccccaccccctcaccccgtatgtacttgtgggctgaaatgccctgttactgtgctgtgtgtctaaattaaaaggttggccacccctgcagtTAAAGTCGGCATGGTTCGAACATAaatcagtgcaggccctttgactTGCAGTGTCTTGCTGTCTTAATGACCTTCTCTAACCACTGCCTAGAATTttctcaactccacccacctatCTAATAGACTCTTAAAATATCCAATTTTCCCTGCCTCCACCCCGTTGTCTGTGCATCCGCTGCTGTGTGCGGGGAGGGGGCGGAATGTACACTTCTTGCTTCCCCGCCCCACCTCCCTGTGCTCACTCGCAAGCACCATAAAACTCTGCCCCCTCATCTTTAGCCATTTGAGCCCTGGAGATAAAAAGCCTCCGGCCATCTACACGGTTGACACCTCTCATCACCTTGTGCACCTCTATTaggtcacccttcatcctccattgctccaaggagaaatgaCCGagctatcctcataaggcatgctctccgaTCCAAgcatatctcctctgcaccctctttccctgtaatgaggtgatcagaatggaccacaatattccaaatgaggtCTATAACATTACCTTCCATCTCTTCCTCTCGATTCCACGGTTAATGAATGCCAACACACAATCAACCTGAGCAGCAGCTTTGAGAGTCCCATGGAGTTAGCATGGCACTTGGGGTCACACTATTTCACCGCCAGTGCCCCGGGTTTGAAATCAGTCTCCCCATAACCTGCAGGAGCTTCCTCCCGCGTTCCAAATGATTCACCGGGTCATTTAATCAGCCGCGTGGATATATTCAAGCAGCATTTTTGTTACCGTGCTGAGTCTCGATAAATAGAATAAACCATGAATAATGTGTCTCGGCCCCACACCCATACCTCTCCTGGCCACCGGTTCTGGTGAGTCCTTCCTGCAGCTGAAAGATGATCTTTCCCAAActtgcggtgggggggtgggggggggggtggtggcagatGTTGAAGTACATTGTCATCTGacatacacaaccagacaaaacagcattttgcCAGACCACGTACACGCACAATACACAGCGCATAATAATTGCATCCATGCAATAGGAGCAGAGCGGTTAACGGGACGCTTTTACTGGGACCAGGGTTTTAAtcccgcactctctgtaaggagtttgtatgttcttcccatgtctgcgtgggttttccttgggggttgCCGGTTGATTGGGtatcacaggctcgtgggccgaaagggcctgtctgtctaaatttaaattatttgaaaTAATTAGGTACAACTATTTGGAATTATTTACTGGGTCACCGAATAATGTTGATGGATCTTACAACCTGCAGGAAGAAGTTGTTTGccagcctggcaatcctgattttgattctctcATGTGCTTCATCTTGGTGGTAGTGGGCCATCTGCGCCAGATATCTTTTAATtttgttccccctctctctctcactcactctctctcacactctctctctctctctctctctctctctgcaggggGAGCTTTGCGGAGGGCGTAGATTGCAGCCGAGGTGGAGGGAAGGCTGGGCAGCCACTCTCCTGGGATGGAAGAAGGAggccgaggaggaggagggggtcgGAAGAAGGCTGCAGAGCAGCAGGTGCCAAGTTCAGGCACTGGGCCGGTTAGAGACAAGGGAACCCAGACAGCTGAGAAGCCCTTCAAATGCAGTGACTGCGGCAAGGGATTCGCCACACAGTCCGAGCTGGAAAGTCACCGGCGTTGTCACACGGGCGAGCGCCCCTTCTCCTGTGTGGTCTGCGGCAAAGGTTTCAGCCGCTCCTCCGACCTGCGGGTGCACCAGCGAGTCCACACCGGCGAGCGCCCCTTCTCCTGCCCTGTCTGCGACAAGAGCTTCACCCGCTCCtcccacctgctgacccaccagcgggtgcACACCGGCGAGAGGCCTTACAGCTGCTCGgtgtgcggcaagggcttcacccagctCTCCAACCGGCTGCGCCACCAGAGGCTGCACACCGGCGAGAGGCCCTTTTCCTGCCCCGTCTGCCGCAAGGGCTTCACCGACTCCTCCACCTTGCTCCGCCACCGGCGCCTCCACACTGAGGAGCGCCCCTTCGTCTGCTCCGtctgcggcaagggcttcacccgcTCGCCACACCTGCtcacccaccagcgggtccacaccggtgaGAGGCCCTTCTCCTGCTCTGTGTGTGGTCGCAAGTTCACCCAGTCCtcccacctgctgacccaccagcacaGCCACAGTGGCGAGCGCCCCTTCCGCTGCACCGTGTGTGGGCGGGGCTTCGCCCAGCTCTCCCTGCTGCTGGCTCACCAGCACATCCACGCTGAGAACAACCCTGTGCGCTATCCGGacgaggaggaggtggagggcggggagggggggggagagggcgagGGACCGAGTCCCGCCGAGGCTATCACCCCTGGCCCTGCAGCTCCAGCCTCTTTGATCCTGACGGGACGTGCGTCCCGggccggggagaggcccttcaagTGCTCGGTGTGCTCCAAGGCCTTCACCTGCCTCTCCCACCTGCTGAGGCACCTGCGGGTCCACAGTGGTGAGCGCCCCTTCCAGTGCAGCGTGTGCGagaagggcttcacccagtcctccTCGCTGCTGACCCATCAGCgcatccacactggggagaggcccttctcCTGCTCGGAGTGCGGCAAGGGTTTCTCCCGTTCCTCCCACCTGCTGAGGCACCAGCGGGTCCACGTCTGAGGGAGCGGAGCAGgcagcagggggagaagggagggagggtctttcccctccctccccgcggTCTCAGCCGTCTTTCCCTTTCCCTGAGACCGCTCCGCCTGTCCGTCTGCGCCCAGTGAAATTGGCtcgtttttttttgttatcttaACTCGCCCTCgcacccacccccttcccctcagcCTCAAGAGAGCCCACCAAAGTTATGGCATGGAGAAGGCGATTGCCcattcaccacccccctcccccccccatgcgATTTCCCCCTCCTCCTGATAGCACTGCAGCCACCATAGATTTGGTTCTGACGCCCTGGATGGagttcctcctccccctctcctgagGGCACCCCAGTTTCTCCCACCCCAGCATCCCAATTGGCCAGATTAGATGGCCCTCTGGTGAGGGGTGGGCtcgatggaagggagggggaataaaaatgGGGTGAACCTAGAACTAGAGTATTAATTGGGCGCCTGTTGGCCAGTGTGGACTCAgacggccaaagggcctgtttctgtgctaccaCACTCTGACATGGCCCCACCTACTCACTCTGCCTGGACACATTCTCCCCTTGCTCCCGTCCTTTCACACCCCCTCACTCTTTCTCCTGTCCCCTTTCATTTTCCACGGCGTTCACCCACCCACTTATCCCTACCCCGGGGCTAAATCTGTCACAGGTCACCCTGGGGTTGGACAAGCGACTACAAAGCCCCTTTGGACTAACAGAGAGCGGGTGGCTGTTGGTGCCAGCTCTCTGGGCCGTCCTGTCCTCTGTATTGATGGCAAAGTgtgtccccaccctccccccctcttcAAACTCTGCACCATACTCCCTTGGGATATGTTTTACTGTTAAAACGGGTGACAGGGACTGCGTTACTAAAACTGTCACGCCCTCCAAGTCAGCTTTGCACCGTGTACCTCTGCCCCAGCCAGTCACCGATGAACTATATATGGACAGTGATGACTTTTAATGCTGGGGCATATTTGCGGACCAAACatgcagaaaggtgggggaagggttcgggtggtggggtggggtggtctgAGAGAGTTCCACCCCCTGGCCTCCCCCCATCGATTTCAGGAATTCTCTCGCAACATAATGGGCCTGAGTTTTAACCTatggccccctccctccctcctgggCTAATGAAATGGTTGGGGGTCTTTTCCCAGAAGACATTCTCTTGAGCGGGCAGCGAATTGACAGGAGGACGGAGAAAGCGTTGTCCTATCGCGGGCTCCTGGGAGTCAATTTCTAGTCACATGGTTTGTTTTATCCATGACCAGAGAAGACTGATGTCTGCGGAGTGGGCTGACCTGATGTTGGGTCAGGCTGAACACAAAGGTTTTTTTCTGATATTCCCTAGGATTTTTGGATTCCCAGTACTTCTTTGCAGTAGGGTGCTAGATAGGTCAGGGAGTTGGgtaggttgatttttttttaaaaggatctATTGTAGATGATTATTTTAATCTGGTCCAATGCCTCAGTTATGAATGGACTGCCAGTGAActctgggggaggggaggagagggggacagGGCTCTGTAAATTATGGTGTAGTCTGTGTGAGTTGATTTCCCCAGTACCTGGGCTCACACAAGAAACCGTCTCAAAGAAGACCTTTCAAACAAGCCAGCGTTGCATTACAAATCAAAATACTGTGgatggaaacattttttttaaaaagccgaaaacaatactcagcaggtcaggtggcatccgtggggggagagaagggtatTGATGTGTCATTAGATCTCACAGAAAGCGGTGACAAGTGGTTTggagtgggaggagggggagaaggaggtgcAGTGGCGTTGGCACAAGGAGGGGGTGGAATCCCACAAGCCCCACACATTTTCCTGTCCCatcagcctctctttcccccccaccccgttctctctctctgcctgaagCTCCGATTCTCCACCAAGCCTGGCCAACCTGTCGAGGGTTTGCCGCGTCACCCCTTGCCAGTGCCACGTGGACTTGATTCGTCATCTCCCGCGGCAGCCGCCGCCTTGTCCCTCTCCGTCGTGCCCAATTTGAACCTGGCTTCAGATGGGTGGGCCTTGGGGCAAGGGAACATCCGGTTTTTTCTCTGTCAGCGCGGATCACAGAATTGAAGGCAGCTGGGTGCGGGTGAGTGGGGTGTTGCTTCTCGTTCACCTGACCTCGGTTGTCATGGGGGGGGGGTTCAGTTGGGTGCTGGACATTGCACCCTCACCGTGCAGCTGGACGAGATAGAAAGCCAGGTTCTTTGCTTTGTCTTGTTGTTTTGGAATAGATGCTGTGAATTCCACGAAGTATTGTGAACCTAAGCTTACACTTGCTGTCTGTTTAAGCCTTGTTTCTGTTGAAGCTTACTTATCAATAAACATCCTTTGTAGTTACCCACGTGGTGCTTGGTGTGATTCTAAGATATGACGCGTGCCCTG comes from Narcine bancroftii isolate sNarBan1 chromosome 5, sNarBan1.hap1, whole genome shotgun sequence and encodes:
- the LOC138764586 gene encoding zinc finger and SCAN domain-containing protein 2-like, with protein sequence MEEGGRGGGGGRKKAAEQQVPSSGTGPVRDKGTQTAEKPFKCSDCGKGFATQSELESHRRCHTGERPFSCVVCGKGFSRSSDLRVHQRVHTGERPFSCPVCDKSFTRSSHLLTHQRVHTGERPYSCSVCGKGFTQLSNRLRHQRLHTGERPFSCPVCRKGFTDSSTLLRHRRLHTEERPFVCSVCGKGFTRSPHLLTHQRVHTGERPFSCSVCGRKFTQSSHLLTHQHSHSGERPFRCTVCGRGFAQLSLLLAHQHIHAENNPVRYPDEEEVEGGEGGGEGEGPSPAEAITPGPAAPASLILTGRASRAGERPFKCSVCSKAFTCLSHLLRHLRVHSGERPFQCSVCEKGFTQSSSLLTHQRIHTGERPFSCSECGKGFSRSSHLLRHQRVHV